A genomic window from Klebsiella quasipneumoniae subsp. quasipneumoniae includes:
- the diaA gene encoding DnaA initiator-associating protein DiaA, translating to MLDRIKACFTESIQTQIAAAEALPDAISRAAMTLVQSLLNGNKILCCGNGTSAANAQHFAASMINRFETERPGLPAIALNTDNVVLTAIANDRLHDEIYAKQVRALGHAGDVLLAISTRGNSRDIVKAVEAAVTRDMTIVALTGYDGGELAGLLGQQDVEIRIPSHRSARIQEMHMLTVNCLCDLIDNTLFPHQDD from the coding sequence GTGCTCGACAGAATCAAAGCCTGCTTTACCGAAAGCATTCAAACCCAAATTGCCGCAGCAGAAGCACTCCCGGACGCCATCTCCCGGGCGGCGATGACGCTCGTGCAGTCCCTGCTCAACGGCAACAAAATCCTCTGTTGTGGTAATGGCACTTCCGCCGCCAACGCACAGCATTTTGCTGCCAGCATGATTAATCGTTTTGAAACGGAACGCCCTGGTTTACCCGCCATTGCACTAAACACCGATAATGTGGTCTTAACTGCCATCGCTAACGATCGCCTGCATGACGAGATTTACGCCAAGCAGGTGCGCGCCCTGGGACATGCCGGCGATGTGCTGCTGGCAATCTCCACGCGCGGTAACAGCCGGGACATCGTCAAGGCAGTGGAAGCCGCCGTGACCCGCGACATGACCATCGTCGCGTTGACCGGCTATGACGGCGGTGAGCTGGCGGGCCTGTTAGGTCAGCAGGATGTCGAAATTCGCATCCCCTCGCACCGCAGCGCGCGTATCCAGGAGATGCATATGCTGACCGTCAACTGTCTGTGCGATTTGATAGATAACACTCTTTTTCCACACCAGGACGATTAA
- a CDS encoding penicillin-binding protein activator, with the protein MVPSTFLRSKPARCLPVLLATLLFAGCGTHTQDQSTAFMQGTSQANSSFYLQQMQQSTNDSKTNWQLLAIRALLQEGKKQQAIDLFNQLPSNLDSTQAREQSLLAIEVKLAQNDYQGARTLLAKLDPASLEQPQQARYWQAQIDASQGKPSVTLLRALIAQQPLLSDAKQRQQNIDATWQALTAMTQDQANALVINADENTLQGWLDLQRMWFDNRNDPTLLKAGVKDWQTRYPQNPGAKMLPTALVNMQNYKPASINKIALFLPLNGQASIFGRTIQQGFEAAKNGAPSVTGSAVPAQVAQAANASGNDDVVSPSQAEITDLTATGSRAEPVQAPAQTQATPAAEPAAQAPAAVAAPQTTTSPATQPVTAPAAQPQPVVATAANPSAELKIYDTTSQPIGQLLAQAQQDGATLVVGPLLKENVEDVIKSNTPLNVLALNQPEKVEGRANICYFALSPEDEARDAARHIHQQGKQTPLLLVPRGALGDRVVNAFADEWLKLGGASVLQQRFGSTAELRAGVNGGGGIALSGTPVSTLPSAQNSVLGSADEMPVSSGGSVDAAYILATPEQIGYIKPMIAMRNGSQSNVTLYASSRSAQGTAGPDFRLEMEGLQYSEIPMLAGSNPALMQQALSAVRNDYSLARLYAMGADAWSLANHFTQMRQTPGFELNGNTGDLTATQDCVINRKLSWLKYQQGQIVPAS; encoded by the coding sequence ATGGTACCGTCAACATTTCTTCGTTCTAAGCCCGCGCGCTGTCTGCCCGTATTGCTGGCTACTCTTCTTTTTGCTGGCTGCGGCACCCACACGCAGGATCAAAGTACGGCGTTTATGCAGGGTACGTCGCAGGCCAACTCCAGTTTCTACTTGCAGCAGATGCAGCAAAGCACGAATGATAGCAAGACCAACTGGCAATTACTCGCCATTCGTGCACTGCTGCAGGAAGGAAAGAAGCAGCAGGCCATCGACCTGTTTAACCAGCTGCCGTCGAACCTGGACAGCACCCAGGCCCGTGAACAGTCACTGCTGGCGATAGAAGTGAAGCTGGCGCAGAACGACTATCAGGGGGCCCGTACGCTGTTGGCTAAGCTTGACCCGGCAAGCCTGGAGCAGCCTCAGCAGGCGCGCTACTGGCAGGCGCAAATCGATGCCAGCCAGGGTAAACCATCGGTTACGCTGCTGCGCGCCTTAATCGCCCAGCAGCCGCTGCTGAGCGATGCCAAACAGCGCCAGCAAAATATTGACGCGACCTGGCAAGCGCTGACCGCGATGACCCAGGATCAGGCCAATGCGCTGGTGATCAATGCCGATGAAAATACCCTCCAGGGCTGGCTGGATCTGCAGCGGATGTGGTTTGACAACCGCAACGATCCCACGCTGCTGAAAGCCGGCGTCAAAGACTGGCAGACGCGCTACCCGCAAAACCCGGGCGCCAAAATGCTGCCGACGGCGCTGGTGAACATGCAAAACTATAAGCCCGCCTCCATCAACAAGATTGCGCTTTTCCTGCCGCTGAACGGCCAGGCGTCGATCTTCGGCCGTACCATCCAGCAGGGCTTCGAAGCCGCCAAAAACGGCGCGCCGTCGGTGACGGGCAGCGCGGTTCCCGCTCAGGTCGCCCAGGCGGCGAACGCGTCCGGTAATGATGACGTGGTAAGCCCGTCGCAGGCGGAAATTACCGATCTTACGGCTACCGGAAGTCGCGCTGAACCGGTGCAGGCCCCGGCGCAAACCCAGGCAACGCCAGCCGCGGAGCCGGCCGCTCAGGCCCCGGCAGCGGTCGCCGCGCCGCAGACCACCACCTCTCCGGCCACCCAGCCGGTCACTGCCCCGGCCGCACAGCCGCAGCCAGTGGTCGCCACCGCCGCCAACCCCTCGGCAGAACTGAAAATTTACGATACCACCAGCCAGCCGATCGGCCAGCTGCTTGCTCAGGCTCAGCAGGACGGCGCCACCCTCGTCGTCGGACCGCTGCTGAAAGAGAACGTCGAAGATGTTATCAAGAGCAATACGCCGCTCAACGTGCTGGCGCTCAACCAGCCGGAGAAGGTCGAAGGCCGCGCTAATATCTGCTATTTCGCGCTGTCGCCGGAAGACGAAGCGCGTGACGCCGCCCGACATATCCATCAACAGGGCAAACAGACGCCGTTGCTGCTGGTTCCGCGCGGCGCGCTGGGCGATCGTGTGGTCAACGCGTTTGCCGACGAATGGCTGAAGCTGGGCGGCGCCAGCGTCCTGCAGCAGCGTTTTGGCTCCACGGCGGAACTGCGCGCCGGCGTTAACGGCGGAGGAGGCATTGCGCTGAGCGGCACCCCGGTCTCCACCCTGCCATCAGCGCAGAACAGCGTCCTCGGCAGTGCGGATGAGATGCCGGTTAGCAGCGGCGGCAGCGTCGACGCAGCCTACATCCTCGCCACCCCGGAACAGATTGGCTATATCAAACCCATGATCGCGATGCGCAACGGCAGCCAGAGCAATGTCACCCTGTACGCCAGCTCGCGCAGCGCACAGGGCACCGCCGGTCCGGATTTCCGTCTGGAGATGGAAGGCCTGCAGTATAGCGAAATCCCGATGCTGGCTGGCAGCAACCCGGCGCTGATGCAGCAGGCGCTGTCTGCGGTGCGCAATGACTACTCGCTGGCGCGTCTGTATGCGATGGGCGCTGACGCCTGGTCGCTGGCAAACCACTTCACGCAAATGCGCCAGACGCCGGGCTTCGAACTGAACGGGAATACCGGCGATCTGACGGCGACTCAGGACTGCGTGATTAACAGGAAACTGTCATGGCTCAAGTACCAGCAGGGACAAATCGTCCCGGCCAGCTAA
- the garL gene encoding 2-dehydro-3-deoxyglucarate aldolase, which produces MDNAIFPNKFKAALAAHQVQIGCWCALANPISTEVLGLAGFDWLVLDAEHAPNDVTTLIPQLMALKGSSSAQVVRVPTNEPIIIKRMLDIGFYNFLVPFVETAEQAAQAVASTRYPPEGIRGVSVSHRGNMFGTVPDYFAQSNKNISVLVQIESQIGVDNVEAIAAIEGVDGLFVGPSDLAAALGHLGNAAHPEVQRAIQHIFASAKKHGKPSGILAPVEADARRYLEWGASFVAVGSDLGVFRSATQKLADAFKK; this is translated from the coding sequence ATGGATAACGCAATTTTCCCGAACAAATTTAAGGCCGCGCTGGCGGCTCATCAGGTGCAGATTGGCTGCTGGTGCGCGCTGGCCAATCCGATTAGCACCGAGGTGTTGGGTCTGGCGGGTTTCGACTGGCTGGTACTGGACGCGGAACACGCGCCGAACGACGTCACCACGCTTATCCCGCAGCTTATGGCGCTGAAAGGCAGTTCCAGCGCTCAGGTGGTTCGCGTGCCGACCAACGAGCCCATCATTATTAAGCGCATGCTGGATATCGGCTTCTATAACTTCCTGGTGCCGTTTGTCGAGACGGCTGAACAGGCGGCGCAGGCGGTGGCTTCTACCCGCTATCCGCCGGAAGGGATCCGTGGGGTTTCCGTTTCCCATCGCGGCAATATGTTCGGCACCGTGCCGGACTACTTCGCCCAGTCCAATAAGAACATTTCTGTTCTGGTACAGATTGAGAGCCAGATCGGGGTGGACAACGTCGAGGCGATTGCCGCGATCGAAGGTGTCGACGGCCTGTTCGTCGGCCCGAGCGACCTGGCCGCCGCGCTAGGTCATCTGGGCAATGCCGCCCATCCTGAGGTGCAGCGCGCCATCCAGCATATCTTCGCCAGCGCGAAGAAGCACGGTAAGCCAAGCGGCATTCTGGCGCCGGTGGAGGCCGATGCGCGGCGCTACCTGGAGTGGGGCGCCTCTTTTGTCGCCGTCGGCAGCGATCTGGGCGTCTTCCGTTCCGCAACCCAGAAACTTGCTGATGCCTTTAAAAAATAG
- a CDS encoding permease, with product MAGQSSSQAASPFQWWKPALFFLVVIVGLWFVKWQPYYGKAFTAAETHSIGKSILAQADANPLKAAWDYAMVYFLAVWKAAVLGVLLGSLIQVLIPRDWLLRTLGQSRFQGTLLGAIFSLPGMMCTCCAAPVAAGMRKQQVSMGGALAFWMGNPLLNPATLVFMGFVLGWQFALVRLVAGLATVLIVATLVQKWVKEAATQPAVVPEAQPEAAQGGFFSRWLRALWTLFWNTIPVYILAVLVLGAARVWLFPHADGVVDNTLFWVIAMAIAGCLFVIPTAAEIPIVQTMMLAGMGVAPALALLITLPAVSVPSLIMLRKAFPAKALWLTGGLVALCGAIVGALALV from the coding sequence ATGGCTGGTCAGTCTTCATCTCAGGCGGCGTCACCATTTCAATGGTGGAAACCCGCGCTTTTCTTTCTCGTCGTGATTGTCGGCCTGTGGTTCGTCAAATGGCAGCCGTACTACGGGAAAGCCTTCACCGCGGCGGAAACCCACAGTATCGGTAAATCCATTCTCGCCCAGGCCGACGCTAATCCGTTAAAGGCGGCGTGGGACTACGCGATGGTTTACTTCCTTGCCGTCTGGAAAGCGGCGGTGCTCGGCGTGCTGCTCGGGTCGCTGATTCAGGTGCTGATCCCGCGCGACTGGCTGCTGCGCACCCTGGGGCAATCGCGTTTTCAGGGGACGCTGCTGGGGGCGATTTTCTCGCTACCAGGCATGATGTGCACCTGCTGCGCCGCGCCGGTCGCGGCCGGGATGCGCAAACAGCAGGTGTCGATGGGCGGGGCGCTGGCGTTCTGGATGGGCAATCCGCTGCTCAACCCGGCGACATTGGTGTTTATGGGCTTTGTTCTGGGCTGGCAGTTTGCGCTGGTTCGCCTGGTGGCGGGCCTGGCGACGGTGCTGATTGTCGCAACGCTGGTGCAGAAATGGGTAAAAGAGGCGGCGACGCAGCCTGCCGTGGTGCCTGAAGCGCAACCGGAAGCGGCCCAGGGCGGTTTCTTTAGCCGCTGGCTGCGGGCGCTGTGGACGTTGTTCTGGAACACCATCCCGGTTTATATCCTTGCGGTACTGGTGCTGGGTGCGGCGCGCGTCTGGCTGTTCCCGCACGCTGATGGCGTGGTGGATAATACCTTGTTCTGGGTCATCGCGATGGCGATCGCCGGCTGCCTGTTTGTGATCCCTACTGCGGCGGAAATTCCGATTGTCCAGACGATGATGCTGGCAGGGATGGGCGTCGCGCCGGCGCTGGCGCTGCTGATTACGTTGCCGGCGGTGAGCGTGCCGTCGCTGATTATGCTGCGCAAAGCCTTCCCGGCCAAAGCGCTGTGGCTGACCGGCGGGCTGGTGGCGCTGTGCGGCGCGATTGTCGGTGCGCTGGCGCTGGTGTAG
- a CDS encoding Spy/CpxP family protein refolding chaperone: MTKVSRAILLTAAVAGFSLAAQAAEVTAPAPAKDPIVQHLKLTSDQVSKINSLHQQMEKNVEQISQQDIKDGALINVIDSGKWNEKAVKDQLAAFSKIDQQVRYYRVKYYFDVNQVLTPEQRTQVKKDLADALSE; this comes from the coding sequence ATGACAAAAGTATCACGAGCTATATTATTGACCGCCGCCGTTGCAGGTTTTTCGCTGGCGGCGCAGGCCGCGGAAGTGACTGCGCCAGCTCCCGCTAAGGACCCTATCGTTCAGCACTTAAAACTGACTTCCGATCAGGTGAGCAAAATTAACAGTCTGCATCAGCAAATGGAAAAAAACGTTGAGCAGATTTCACAGCAAGACATTAAAGATGGCGCGCTGATTAACGTGATTGATTCCGGTAAATGGAATGAGAAAGCGGTGAAGGATCAGCTGGCGGCATTCAGTAAAATTGATCAACAGGTACGTTATTATCGCGTGAAGTACTATTTTGATGTGAATCAGGTACTGACGCCGGAGCAGCGCACCCAGGTGAAAAAAGATCTTGCCGACGCGCTGAGTGAATAA
- the garD gene encoding galactarate dehydratase — translation MADISIRQPSPTAFYIKVDPTDNVAIIVNDRGLTAGTRFPDGLTLIEHIPQGHKVALADIPARGEIIRYGEVIGFAVRDIPQGSWIDESLVELPTAPPLDTLPLATKVPAPLPPLEGYTFEGYRNADGSVGTKNLLGITTSVHCVAGVVDYVVKLIERDLLPNYPNVDGVVGLNHLYGCGVAINAPAAVVPIRTIHNIALNPNFGGEVMVIGLGCEKLQPERLLQGTEDVKSIPVDSASIVSLQDEKHVGFKSMVDDILQVAERHLTKLNQRQRETCPASELVVGMQCGGSDAFSGVTANPAVGYASDLLVRCGATVMFSEVTEVRDAIHLLTPRAINEEVGQRLLEEMAWYDNYLDMGKTDRSANPSPGNKKGGLANVVEKALGSIAKSGKSAIVEVLSPGQRPTKRGLIYAAPPASDFVCGTQQVASGITVQVFTTGRGTPYGLMAVPVIKMATRTELANRWYDLMDINAGTIATGEETIEDVGLKLFEFILDVASGRKKTFSDQWGLHNQLAVFNPAPVT, via the coding sequence ATGGCCGATATTTCAATTCGACAACCATCGCCGACCGCGTTTTATATAAAAGTTGACCCAACAGATAATGTGGCGATTATTGTCAACGATCGGGGATTGACCGCCGGAACGCGTTTCCCGGACGGCCTGACGCTCATCGAGCACATCCCACAGGGGCATAAAGTCGCCCTGGCGGATATCCCTGCCCGCGGTGAAATTATCCGTTACGGAGAAGTGATTGGCTTCGCGGTGCGCGACATCCCCCAGGGAAGCTGGATTGACGAGTCGTTAGTGGAGTTGCCTACCGCCCCGCCGTTGGACACCCTGCCGCTGGCCACCAAAGTGCCCGCCCCGCTACCGCCGCTGGAAGGCTACACCTTCGAAGGCTACCGCAATGCCGACGGCAGCGTGGGCACCAAAAATCTGCTGGGTATCACCACCAGCGTGCACTGCGTTGCGGGCGTGGTCGATTACGTGGTGAAACTCATTGAACGCGACCTGCTGCCGAACTATCCCAACGTCGACGGCGTGGTGGGTCTGAATCACCTCTATGGCTGCGGCGTAGCGATTAATGCGCCAGCGGCGGTGGTGCCGATTCGCACCATCCACAATATCGCCCTTAACCCGAACTTCGGCGGCGAAGTGATGGTCATTGGCCTTGGCTGTGAAAAGCTGCAGCCCGAACGCCTGCTGCAGGGGACCGAAGATGTCAAAAGCATCCCGGTGGACAGCGCCAGCATCGTCAGCCTGCAGGATGAAAAGCACGTGGGCTTTAAATCGATGGTCGATGACATTCTGCAGGTCGCCGAGCGCCATCTGACGAAACTCAACCAGCGTCAGCGGGAAACCTGCCCGGCCTCTGAGCTGGTGGTGGGTATGCAGTGCGGCGGCAGCGACGCTTTCTCCGGCGTGACCGCCAACCCGGCGGTGGGTTACGCCTCCGATCTGCTGGTGCGCTGCGGCGCGACGGTGATGTTCTCAGAGGTGACCGAAGTCCGCGACGCTATCCATCTGCTGACCCCGCGGGCGATCAACGAAGAGGTGGGTCAACGCCTGCTGGAAGAGATGGCCTGGTACGATAACTATCTCGACATGGGCAAAACCGACCGCAGCGCCAACCCCTCCCCCGGCAACAAGAAAGGCGGCCTGGCCAACGTGGTGGAAAAAGCGCTGGGGTCGATTGCCAAATCAGGCAAAAGCGCCATCGTTGAGGTGCTTTCCCCTGGGCAGCGCCCGACCAAACGCGGCCTGATTTACGCTGCCCCCCCCGCCAGCGATTTTGTCTGCGGCACCCAGCAGGTGGCCTCTGGCATCACGGTGCAGGTATTCACCACCGGCCGCGGCACGCCTTACGGACTGATGGCGGTACCGGTGATAAAAATGGCGACCCGTACCGAGCTGGCTAACCGCTGGTATGACTTAATGGACATTAACGCCGGCACCATCGCCACCGGCGAAGAGACGATTGAGGATGTGGGGCTGAAGCTGTTCGAATTCATTCTCGACGTGGCCAGCGGACGCAAGAAAACCTTCTCCGATCAATGGGGTCTGCATAACCAGCTGGCGGTGTTTAACCCGGCGCCGGTGACCTGA
- a CDS encoding YraN family protein codes for MAQVPAGTNRPGQLSKQTGDAWENRARRWLEGQGLRFIAANARERGGEIDLIMRDGAVTVFVEVRYRRSALYGDAAASVTPQKQQRLLKAARLWLCRQNGSFETVDCRFDVVAFTGNDIQWLKNAFGE; via the coding sequence ATGGCTCAAGTACCAGCAGGGACAAATCGTCCCGGCCAGCTAAGCAAACAGACCGGCGATGCATGGGAAAACCGTGCTCGCCGCTGGCTGGAAGGCCAGGGCCTGCGTTTTATCGCCGCCAACGCCCGCGAGCGTGGCGGCGAAATTGACCTCATCATGCGCGACGGCGCCGTCACCGTCTTTGTCGAGGTGCGCTACCGCCGCAGCGCCCTGTACGGTGACGCGGCGGCCAGCGTCACCCCGCAAAAACAGCAACGCCTCCTTAAAGCCGCCCGTTTGTGGCTCTGCCGACAGAATGGGAGCTTTGAGACTGTGGATTGCCGTTTCGATGTGGTAGCCTTCACCGGCAACGACATCCAATGGCTAAAAAACGCCTTTGGCGAATAG
- the rsmI gene encoding 16S rRNA (cytidine(1402)-2'-O)-methyltransferase, with protein MKQHESADNSQGQLYIVPTPIGNLSDITQRALEVLQAVDLIAAEDTRHTGLLLQHFAINARLFALHDHNEQQKAETLLAKLKEGQNIALVSDAGTPLINDPGYHLVRTCREANIRVVPLPGPCAAIAALSAAGLPSDRFCYEGFLPAKSKGRRDTLKALEEEPRTLIFYESTHRLVESLEDICAVLGESRYVVLARELTKTWESIHGAPIGELVAWVREDENRRKGEMVLIVEGFKAQEEALPAAALRTLALLQAELPLKKAAALAAEIHGVKKNALYKYALEQQGE; from the coding sequence ATGAAACAACACGAATCAGCGGATAATTCTCAGGGGCAGCTCTATATTGTGCCCACTCCGATAGGAAATCTGTCTGATATCACGCAGCGCGCACTGGAAGTGTTGCAAGCCGTTGATTTAATTGCCGCGGAGGATACCCGCCACACCGGTTTGCTGCTGCAGCATTTTGCGATTAACGCCCGCTTGTTTGCGCTTCATGACCATAACGAGCAGCAAAAGGCGGAAACACTTCTCGCTAAACTGAAAGAAGGGCAAAACATCGCGCTGGTCTCCGATGCCGGCACGCCGCTGATTAACGACCCAGGCTACCATCTGGTGCGCACCTGTCGTGAAGCGAATATTCGCGTCGTACCGCTGCCGGGACCCTGCGCGGCCATCGCCGCCCTCAGCGCCGCCGGTTTGCCCTCCGATCGTTTCTGCTATGAAGGCTTCCTGCCGGCGAAATCGAAAGGCCGTCGCGATACCCTGAAAGCGCTGGAAGAAGAGCCGCGCACCCTCATCTTCTACGAGTCGACCCACCGGCTGGTGGAGAGTCTGGAAGATATCTGTGCGGTACTGGGAGAATCCCGCTACGTGGTGCTGGCCCGCGAGCTAACCAAAACCTGGGAATCGATCCACGGGGCGCCGATTGGCGAGCTGGTGGCGTGGGTCAGGGAAGACGAAAACCGTCGCAAAGGCGAGATGGTGCTGATCGTCGAAGGCTTTAAGGCGCAGGAAGAGGCGCTGCCGGCGGCGGCGCTGCGTACCCTGGCGCTGCTGCAGGCGGAGCTGCCGCTGAAGAAAGCCGCTGCGCTGGCTGCGGAGATCCACGGTGTGAAGAAGAATGCGCTGTATAAGTATGCCCTGGAGCAGCAGGGGGAGTGA
- the dolP gene encoding division/outer membrane stress-associated lipid-binding lipoprotein: protein MKALSPLAILLSALLLQGCVAAAVVGTAAVGTKAATDPRTVGTQVDDSTLELRVNSALSKDEQIKKQARINVTAYQGKVLLTGQSPTPDLSARAKQIAMGVEGTTEVFNEVRQGQPIGLGTASSDTWITTKVRSQLLGTDQVKSSNVKVTTENSEVFLMGLVTDREGRAAADIASRVSGVSRVTTAFTYIK, encoded by the coding sequence ATGAAGGCTCTCTCGCCCCTCGCCATCCTGCTTTCTGCACTACTGCTGCAGGGCTGCGTTGCCGCCGCGGTAGTCGGAACGGCAGCAGTCGGCACTAAAGCCGCAACGGACCCGCGTACGGTGGGAACCCAGGTCGATGACAGCACCCTGGAACTGCGCGTCAATAGCGCCTTGTCGAAAGATGAACAGATTAAGAAACAGGCCCGCATCAACGTTACCGCTTATCAGGGCAAAGTCCTGCTGACCGGTCAGTCGCCGACGCCGGACCTCTCAGCCCGCGCCAAGCAAATCGCCATGGGCGTGGAAGGAACCACGGAAGTGTTTAACGAAGTGCGCCAGGGCCAGCCGATTGGTTTAGGCACCGCCTCTTCTGATACCTGGATTACCACCAAGGTGCGTTCGCAGCTGCTGGGCACCGATCAGGTCAAATCCTCGAACGTGAAGGTGACCACGGAAAACAGCGAAGTCTTCCTGATGGGGCTGGTGACCGACCGTGAAGGCCGCGCGGCGGCGGATATTGCCAGCCGGGTGAGCGGCGTGTCCCGGGTGACTACCGCCTTTACCTACATCAAATAA
- the garR gene encoding 2-hydroxy-3-oxopropionate reductase yields MTIKVGFIGLGIMGKPMSKNLLKAGYSLVVSDRNPEAIADVIAAGAETATTPKAIAEQCDVIITMLPNSPHVKEVALGENGIIEGAKPGTVVIDMSSIAPLASREISEALKAKGIDMLDAPVSGGEPKAIDGTLSVMVGGDKAIFDKYYELMKAMAGSVVHTGDIGAGNVTKLANQVIVALNIAAMSEALTLATKAGVNPDLVYQAIRGGLAGSTVLDAKAPMVMDRNFKPGFRIDLHIKDLANALDTSHGVGAQLPLTAAVMEMMQALRADGLGTADHSALACYYEKLAKVEVTR; encoded by the coding sequence ATGACAATCAAAGTGGGTTTTATCGGTCTTGGCATTATGGGCAAGCCGATGAGCAAAAATTTGCTGAAGGCGGGTTACTCGCTGGTGGTGTCTGACCGTAACCCGGAAGCGATTGCCGACGTGATTGCCGCGGGCGCAGAGACCGCGACCACGCCGAAGGCGATTGCCGAGCAGTGCGACGTGATCATCACCATGCTGCCGAACTCGCCGCATGTCAAAGAGGTGGCGCTGGGGGAGAACGGCATTATTGAAGGCGCGAAACCGGGCACCGTGGTGATCGACATGAGCTCTATTGCACCGCTGGCCAGCCGGGAAATCAGCGAAGCGCTGAAGGCTAAAGGCATTGATATGCTGGACGCGCCAGTAAGCGGCGGCGAACCAAAAGCGATCGACGGCACCCTGTCGGTAATGGTCGGCGGCGACAAGGCGATCTTCGACAAATATTACGAGCTGATGAAAGCGATGGCCGGCTCCGTGGTGCATACCGGCGACATCGGCGCGGGCAATGTGACCAAACTGGCCAATCAGGTGATTGTCGCCCTGAACATCGCGGCCATGTCCGAAGCGCTGACTCTGGCCACCAAAGCCGGCGTCAATCCGGATCTGGTTTATCAGGCGATCCGCGGTGGTCTGGCGGGGAGTACCGTGCTGGATGCCAAAGCGCCGATGGTGATGGATCGTAACTTCAAGCCGGGCTTCCGGATCGATCTGCATATTAAAGATCTGGCCAATGCGCTGGATACCTCCCACGGCGTGGGCGCTCAGCTGCCGCTGACGGCGGCGGTAATGGAGATGATGCAGGCGCTGCGTGCGGACGGTCTGGGCACCGCTGACCATAGCGCGCTGGCTTGTTACTACGAAAAGCTGGCGAAAGTGGAAGTGACTCGCTAA
- a CDS encoding mechanosensitive ion channel domain-containing protein, which produces MKNVVLFPQLKSAIAWLIGHGETIMQFAWNIVAALIILFVGRMLAKVLAKAFEKILLRRNVDATIVHFFAALVRYITMAFAIIAALGRVGIETSSIIAVIGAAGLAIGLALQGSLSNFAAGVLLVTLRPFRAGNFVQVGAISGMVQSVHVFSTTLLTVDNKEVIIPNGKVIADSIVNYSCHPFRRIDLTLGVASETKIVQVKQVIQAIIDSEKRIDQSRGTTVRLLEMMPGTLNFTVRVWVKNSEYWETYFDFLEAIKEALDEHQITLAAQRMDINLTSSSLSDLKK; this is translated from the coding sequence GTGAAAAATGTAGTATTATTCCCGCAGCTCAAATCGGCAATAGCCTGGCTTATCGGTCATGGTGAAACAATTATGCAGTTTGCCTGGAATATCGTGGCAGCGCTGATTATTCTTTTTGTCGGGCGAATGCTTGCAAAAGTCCTCGCTAAAGCCTTCGAGAAAATTCTCTTACGACGCAACGTCGATGCGACAATCGTTCATTTCTTTGCTGCGCTCGTTCGTTATATTACGATGGCTTTTGCGATAATCGCCGCATTAGGTCGGGTAGGGATTGAGACGTCGTCCATCATCGCGGTTATTGGCGCGGCAGGGCTGGCAATTGGTCTGGCGCTGCAAGGTTCGCTTTCTAACTTTGCCGCTGGTGTTCTGTTAGTCACTTTACGTCCTTTTCGGGCCGGCAATTTTGTACAGGTCGGCGCGATTTCTGGTATGGTGCAGTCCGTACATGTTTTTTCAACTACACTACTAACCGTTGATAATAAAGAAGTTATTATTCCAAATGGTAAAGTCATCGCCGACAGTATTGTGAATTATTCCTGCCATCCTTTTCGGCGAATCGATCTGACCCTCGGCGTGGCCAGCGAGACTAAAATTGTGCAGGTTAAGCAGGTCATTCAGGCTATCATTGATAGTGAAAAGCGAATCGATCAATCTCGTGGTACTACGGTTCGTCTGCTTGAAATGATGCCGGGCACACTTAACTTCACTGTTCGTGTCTGGGTGAAAAATAGCGAATATTGGGAGACTTATTTTGATTTTCTTGAAGCGATTAAAGAAGCGCTCGATGAACATCAGATCACCCTCGCCGCGCAACGGATGGATATTAATTTAACCTCCTCGTCGTTATCGGACCTAAAAAAATAA